The sequence AAGGCTTGTTCAAGCCTCGAAAGAACTCTATAATAGATTCGGTGTTTTCTTCGCTCATTACAACAGACTGCAGGGCCATCTAAAGAACGCCGTCAGTGCCTACAATGATGGAGTGGGTTCCTTCGAAAGCAGGCTGCTTCCTAAAGTCAGGGAAATCGAAGTCCTTAGCGAGACACGCGAAAGGCTTCCCGAAATTGAGGGAATTGCCGAGGAACCGAGATCTTCGGAAAATATGAACTATGATTGATCTCCTGCGCCAAAACAAAGAGATCAGACTTGGAGAAGAGCGTTTCAGAGGCGGGCGAGAACCCTCTTCGCCGCGATGTGGTCATCGAAGATCAGCCCTTTTGCTTGGGCAGAGCTTTTGTCAGCTTCTTTAGGTCTTTCCCGAAGTCTATCTGCCAGTTTTATAGACAGTATCTGACATATGCTGGAGGGATCAATAAGGGAGACCAACAATATGGGCTATCGCATCGGCACTTGCAGCACTCTATGCTTCGACTGCACCGTGTATGTGGTGGTCCCTGTGAAGGCTGCTACCTGCGCAGTCGCGAATTGACGCTGGAATCTCCACTACAGAGCGATCTGCATTGAGTTTTCGGCGAGGATTGAGCTTGTATTCGACCACGTTGGTATTTTACAGATGTCGCAACCGGAGATGTTTTGTCGTTCTTGCGGTTTTTTCGACTATCTCACCGACTTCATAGA comes from Mesotoga infera and encodes:
- the rmuC gene encoding DNA recombination protein RmuC: RLVQASKELYNRFGVFFAHYNRLQGHLKNAVSAYNDGVGSFESRLLPKVREIEVLSETRERLPEIEGIAEEPRSSENMNYD